From a region of the Zingiber officinale cultivar Zhangliang chromosome 4B, Zo_v1.1, whole genome shotgun sequence genome:
- the LOC121977299 gene encoding alpha-humulene 10-hydroxylase-like — protein sequence MEAHLFSPSFFITLSLSFLFILTLLQIKKQRKPAQKVLAPLPPGPPKLPLIGNIHHLAGANPHRTLRHLSRVHGPLLLLRLGQVDLVVASSVEAVEEIIKRHDLNFANRPSDLTFANILAYDGLSVAMAAYGGYWKQMRKIYAMELLNSRRVKSFATIREDAVRKLTAEIASAASFGQFQTPLNLSEMVMSMTNALVLRAAFGDKCQQKGKFLQLVKEGVGLVTSFAVADMFPSLKFLDTLTGLKFKLQRVRRQIDQVFDEIISQHQAERAGPSEEDLIIDVLLRLKDQDDQEFPITSTSIKAIVLEIFLGGTETSSTVIEWAMSELMKNPEVMEKAQKEIREAMQGKTKLEENDIAKFNYLKLVIKETLRLHPPGPLLLPRVCKEECEVVGYRVPTGARLLINAWALGRDERYWGGDAERFKPERFADGSVDFRGFNFEFVPFGAGRRICPGMTFGLSSVEVGLAHLLFYFDWKLPGGMKAEELDMMEISGASAPRKSPLFLLANPRIPLP from the exons ATGGAAGCCCATCTCTTTTCTCCCTCCTTCTTCatcactctctccctctccttcctcttcATCCTAACACTACTGCAGATCAAGAAGCAAAGGAAGCCTGCACAAAAGGTACTGGCGCCTCTTCCGCCGGGCCCTCCTAAGCTTCCCCTCATCGGAAACATCCATCACCTTGCCGGTGCCAATCCCCACCGCACTCTCCGCCACCTCTCCCGAGTTCATGGCCCGCTCTTGCTTCTCCGTCTCGGTCAGGTCGACCTAGTCGTCGCCTCCTCCGTGGAAGCCGTGGAGGAGATAATCAAGCGTCACGACCTCAACTTCGCCAACCGGCCATCCGACTTGACCTTCGCCAACATATTGGCCTACGACGGCCTCAGCGTCGCCATGGCCGCCTACGGCGGCTACTGGAAGCAAATGAGGAAGATCTACGCCATGGAGCTGCTCAACTCTCGGCGCGTCAAGTCCTTCGCCACGATCCGCGAGGATGCGGTCCGCAAGCTCACCGCGGAAATCGCAAGCGCCGCATCGTTCGGCCAATTCCAAACGCCTCTGAACCTTAGCGAGATGGTGATGTCCATGACGAACGCGCTGGTGTTGAGAGCAGCGTTCGGCGACAAGTGCCAGCAGAAGGGGAAGTTCCTGCAGCTGGTGAAGGAAGGGGTGGGTTTGGTCACCAGCTTCGCAGTGGCCGACATGTTCCCCTCGCTCAAGTTCTTGGACACCCTGACCGGCTTGAAATTTAAGCTACAGCGCGTTCGACGGCAGATCGACCAGGTGTTCGACGAGATCATCTCACAGCACCAGGCTGAGAGAGCCGGCCCTTCAGAGGAGGATCTAATCATCGATGTTCTTCTGAGGCTCAAGGACCAAGATGACCAAGAATTTCCAATAACATCCACCAGCATCAAGGCCATCGTATTG GAAATATTTCTCGGAGGAACAGAGACATCGTCGACGGTGATCGAGTGGGCTATGTCGGAGCTAATGAAGAACCCAGAGGTGATGGAGAAAGCTCAAAAGGAGATCAGGGAGGCCATGCAAGGGAAGACTAAGCTGGAAGAGAATGACATCGCCAAGTTCAACTACCTTAAATTAGTGATCAAGGAGACCCTCCGACTTCATCCTCCGGGTCCCCTGTTGCTGCCCAGAGTGTGCAAGGAGGAGTGCGAGGTCGTAGGTTACCGAGTGCCGACGGGGGCTCGCCTGCTCATCAACGCGTGGGCTTTGGGCAGGGACGAGCGCTACTGGGGCGGCGACGCCGAGAGGTTCAAGCCGGAGAGATTCGCCGACGGCTCGGTCGATTTTCGGGGATTCAACTTTGAGTTTGTGCCGTTCGGCGCGGGGCGAAGGATATGCCCCGGCATGACGTTTGGGCTGTCGTCCGTGGAAGTCGGGCTGGCTCACCTGCTCTTCTATTTCGACTGGAAGCTTCCGGGCGGAATGAAGGCCGAAGAGTTGGACATGATGGAGATTTCCGGTGCGAGTGCTCCGAGGAAGTCGCCCCTGTTCCTGCTTGCCAACCCACGAATTCCTCTGCCGTAG